In Priestia megaterium NBRC 15308 = ATCC 14581, the following proteins share a genomic window:
- the menC gene encoding o-succinylbenzoate synthase, whose product MIIKKVHLYKIDMKLLSPFSTSYGTVQDRELILLEVEDEQGFTGWGEVVAFSSPWYTEETIQTCFHMLDDFLIPSLLHQQLQKPEDVQKLFKPLKRNNMAKAALDCAVWDLYAKRQNKPLSEVIGGVRSAVEAGVVVGLNDISVMKEQIKTYMKDGYKRFKVKIKPGADYELLKQIRDEFPSIPLMADANSAYTLSDSDSLKKLDELNLMMIEQPLSSDDILDHRLLQKQIKTPICLDESIVSCEDARHAIEQESCKIINVKIGRVGGMSVAKQIHDLCVRHGVRLWVGGMLEAGISRAHNIALATLPSFTIPGDISASSRYWEKDIIKPEVEVEAGVIKVKGKPGIGYDIDKKFIKTIKSFEKEYK is encoded by the coding sequence ATGATTATAAAAAAAGTACATCTTTATAAAATTGACATGAAGCTTCTTTCTCCTTTTTCAACAAGCTATGGTACAGTACAGGATCGAGAATTGATTTTGCTTGAAGTAGAAGATGAACAAGGATTTACAGGGTGGGGAGAAGTCGTTGCTTTTTCATCTCCTTGGTATACGGAAGAAACGATTCAGACATGTTTTCATATGTTAGACGATTTTTTAATTCCCTCGCTTCTTCATCAGCAGCTTCAAAAACCAGAGGATGTTCAAAAGTTATTCAAACCTCTAAAGCGAAATAACATGGCTAAAGCAGCTTTGGACTGTGCTGTATGGGATTTGTATGCAAAGCGGCAAAACAAGCCGTTATCTGAAGTAATTGGCGGAGTAAGGTCTGCTGTAGAAGCTGGAGTGGTAGTTGGCTTAAATGACATTTCCGTAATGAAAGAACAAATAAAGACTTACATGAAAGATGGCTATAAGCGCTTTAAAGTGAAAATTAAGCCGGGTGCTGACTATGAGCTACTGAAACAAATTCGAGATGAATTTCCAAGCATTCCTCTTATGGCTGATGCCAATTCAGCCTATACTTTAAGCGATAGTGATTCATTAAAGAAACTAGATGAATTGAATTTAATGATGATCGAACAGCCGTTAAGTTCTGATGATATCCTTGATCATCGATTGTTACAAAAGCAAATAAAGACGCCAATTTGCTTAGATGAAAGTATTGTGAGCTGTGAAGATGCACGTCATGCAATCGAACAAGAAAGCTGTAAGATTATCAATGTGAAAATCGGGCGAGTTGGCGGAATGTCCGTAGCAAAGCAAATTCATGATTTATGCGTCCGGCATGGTGTAAGACTTTGGGTTGGAGGAATGTTAGAAGCAGGGATTTCACGAGCTCATAACATCGCCCTTGCCACACTCCCTTCTTTCACGATACCAGGTGATATTTCTGCGTCGTCTCGCTATTGGGAAAAAGATATTATTAAGCCCGAAGTAGAGGTAGAAGCCGGAGTAATAAAGGTGAAGGGAAAACCGGGGATAGGATACGATATTGATAAAAAGTTTATCAAAACAATCAAATCATTTGAAAAAGAATACAAATAA
- a CDS encoding o-succinylbenzoate--CoA ligase has protein sequence MSSQTIPNGLMQRAYLTPNRVAVETSQTSLTFQELHKRVQKVAQQLSFNGVKQDDTIALYMKNRVEFIEILHAVSYIGARLLLVNTRLTNEEINYQLTDANVSLLIADETFLMREFQSSITQLTLPALKSSPEAETDFQKTWNLEETFTIMYTSGTTGHPKGVLQTYGNHWWSSVGSALNLGLNEKDCWLIAVPLFHISGLSILMRSVFYGMKIILEERFEARAVNEAIENKEVTIISVVTSMLSNMLDELGERKYPHTFRCMLLGGGPAPLTILEACVNKEIPVYQTYGMTETSSQFVTLSPEDSLRKLGSAGKPLFPCAMKIVDEKGNETSEAGEIIVKGPNVTKGYLNKPEATEKALQQGWFYTGDIGKVDEEGFLYVLDRRSDLIISGGENVYPAEIENVLLKHPAVKEAGVTGVGDEKWGQVPAACIVVNEDVSDEELSLHIQQFLAKYKLPKYFVRVEELPRTASNKIIRRKLSSFIQKRS, from the coding sequence ATGAGTAGCCAAACGATTCCCAATGGGCTTATGCAAAGAGCATATTTGACGCCAAATCGAGTGGCGGTAGAAACATCCCAAACGTCTCTTACGTTTCAAGAGCTTCATAAACGTGTTCAAAAAGTAGCACAGCAGCTTTCGTTTAACGGTGTAAAGCAAGACGATACCATTGCTTTATACATGAAAAATAGAGTGGAGTTTATTGAGATTTTACATGCGGTTTCTTATATTGGTGCAAGGTTGCTGCTCGTCAACACGCGTTTGACAAACGAAGAAATTAATTATCAGCTAACAGATGCAAACGTGTCGTTGCTTATTGCGGATGAAACATTTTTAATGAGAGAATTCCAAAGTTCCATTACTCAGCTTACTTTACCTGCTTTAAAAAGTTCTCCAGAAGCAGAAACGGATTTTCAAAAAACGTGGAATCTCGAGGAGACATTTACCATTATGTATACGTCCGGAACAACAGGTCATCCAAAAGGAGTGCTGCAGACGTATGGAAATCACTGGTGGAGTTCCGTTGGCTCAGCGCTTAATTTAGGATTAAACGAAAAAGACTGCTGGCTTATAGCGGTTCCTTTGTTTCATATTAGCGGCTTATCTATTTTAATGCGGAGCGTCTTTTACGGAATGAAAATCATTTTAGAAGAACGGTTTGAAGCAAGAGCAGTAAATGAAGCAATTGAAAACAAAGAGGTAACGATTATTTCGGTTGTCACTTCCATGCTGTCCAACATGCTCGATGAGTTAGGGGAACGAAAATATCCGCATACGTTTCGATGCATGCTTTTAGGAGGAGGACCTGCACCGCTTACTATTTTAGAGGCTTGTGTGAATAAAGAAATTCCTGTTTATCAAACGTATGGAATGACAGAAACATCTTCACAGTTCGTTACGCTTTCACCTGAAGATAGTTTGCGAAAACTGGGATCAGCAGGTAAACCATTGTTTCCATGTGCAATGAAAATTGTAGATGAAAAAGGAAATGAGACCAGCGAAGCAGGAGAAATCATTGTTAAAGGTCCAAATGTTACAAAAGGATATTTAAATAAACCAGAAGCTACTGAAAAAGCCCTTCAACAAGGCTGGTTCTATACAGGAGATATCGGGAAAGTGGATGAAGAAGGCTTTCTATATGTGTTAGACAGACGTTCAGACCTTATTATTTCAGGTGGAGAAAATGTATATCCAGCTGAAATTGAAAATGTTTTGTTGAAGCATCCCGCTGTTAAAGAGGCCGGTGTAACGGGAGTAGGTGATGAAAAATGGGGACAAGTTCCAGCTGCATGTATTGTTGTAAACGAAGACGTTTCAGATGAAGAATTATCTTTACACATTCAACAATTTTTAGCAAAGTACAAACTTCCAAAGTATTTCGTTCGAGTAGAGGAGCTGCCGCGAACAGCTTCTAATAAAATCATACGCCGGAAGCTATCATCGTTCATACAGAAAAGGAGCTAA
- the menB gene encoding 1,4-dihydroxy-2-naphthoyl-CoA synthase, translated as MTVEWTSVRQYEDILYETYNGIAKITINRPEVHNAFRPKTVMELIDAFAYARDDASVGVIVLAGAGDKAFCSGGDQRVRGHGGYVGEDEIPRLNVLDLQRLIRVIPKPVVAMVSGYAIGGGHVLHVVCDLTIAADNAVFGQTGPKVGSFDAGYGSGYLARIVGHKKAREIWFLCRQYNAQEALDMGLVNTVVPLEQLEAETIQWCEEMLEKSPTALRFLKAAFNADTDGLAGIQQFAGDATLLYYTTDEAKEGRDAFKEKRNPDFQQFPRFP; from the coding sequence ATGACAGTTGAATGGACATCAGTACGTCAGTATGAAGACATTTTATACGAAACATATAACGGAATCGCTAAAATTACGATTAACCGTCCGGAAGTGCACAATGCATTCCGTCCAAAAACAGTAATGGAATTGATCGATGCATTTGCTTATGCTCGTGACGATGCAAGCGTTGGAGTAATTGTATTAGCAGGTGCTGGAGATAAAGCATTTTGCTCAGGCGGAGACCAAAGAGTTCGCGGCCACGGCGGCTATGTAGGAGAAGATGAAATTCCACGTCTAAACGTTCTAGATTTACAGCGTTTAATTCGCGTAATTCCAAAGCCGGTTGTTGCGATGGTATCAGGCTATGCAATTGGTGGTGGCCACGTTCTTCACGTTGTATGTGACTTAACAATTGCAGCGGATAACGCAGTATTTGGACAAACAGGTCCTAAAGTTGGAAGCTTCGATGCAGGATATGGCTCTGGTTACTTAGCTCGCATCGTAGGTCATAAGAAAGCGCGTGAGATCTGGTTCTTATGCCGTCAGTACAACGCTCAAGAAGCACTAGACATGGGATTAGTAAACACGGTCGTTCCATTAGAACAGCTTGAAGCTGAAACAATTCAATGGTGTGAAGAGATGTTAGAAAAAAGTCCAACCGCTCTTCGTTTCTTAAAAGCAGCATTTAATGCTGATACGGATGGCTTAGCTGGTATCCAGCAATTTGCGGGTGACGCAACGCTTCTTTATTACACAACCGATGAGGCAAAAGAAGGTCGCGATGCATTTAAGGAAAAACGCAATCCAGACTTCCAACAGTTCCCACGTTTCCCTTAA
- the menH gene encoding 2-succinyl-6-hydroxy-2,4-cyclohexadiene-1-carboxylate synthase — protein sequence MRYKLSGVSYHVHTEGKGEPLLLLHGFTGSSQTWRTFMKKFVKDYQVIAVDIIGHGQSAAPKEIKPYSMEAVVEALHELLQQLSLSQVNVIGYSMGGRLALSFAQRYPHHVKKLVLESASPGLKTREEQKLRKEKDEQLASRIMKNGIEEFVKFWEEIPLFRSQKQLPSHVQEAVRKERLSHTEIGLSNSLKGMGTGVQPSLWEKLDDLLMPVLLITGEVDQKFCLISKEMQTLIPNATSRIILGTGHAIHVEQPEIFGRIVSEFLATT from the coding sequence ATGAGGTATAAATTAAGTGGTGTATCTTACCATGTGCACACCGAGGGAAAAGGAGAGCCGCTGCTTCTGCTTCACGGCTTTACCGGCTCTTCTCAAACTTGGCGTACCTTTATGAAGAAATTCGTTAAAGACTATCAGGTAATTGCTGTTGATATTATTGGTCATGGCCAATCAGCAGCTCCCAAAGAAATCAAACCATATTCAATGGAAGCAGTTGTTGAAGCACTGCATGAGCTTCTTCAACAGCTATCTTTATCACAGGTGAATGTAATTGGATATTCGATGGGAGGAAGGCTTGCTCTTTCATTTGCCCAGCGATATCCACACCATGTGAAAAAGTTGGTATTAGAAAGCGCATCGCCTGGTTTAAAAACGCGGGAAGAACAAAAGCTAAGAAAAGAAAAAGATGAACAGCTGGCGAGCCGCATTATGAAAAATGGAATTGAAGAATTTGTTAAATTTTGGGAGGAAATTCCTCTTTTTCGTTCTCAAAAGCAATTGCCTAGCCATGTTCAAGAAGCGGTGCGTAAAGAAAGACTTTCGCATACAGAAATCGGCCTTTCCAACAGTTTGAAAGGAATGGGAACAGGAGTCCAGCCGTCCCTTTGGGAGAAGCTGGACGATCTGTTGATGCCGGTTTTGCTTATTACAGGAGAAGTAGATCAAAAGTTTTGTTTAATTTCCAAAGAAATGCAAACATTAATACCAAATGCTACTTCTAGAATTATTTTAGGGACAGGCCATGCAATTCACGTGGAACAACCCGAGATTTTTGGTAGAATAGTAAGTGAGTTCTTAGCTACTACATAA
- the menD gene encoding 2-succinyl-5-enolpyruvyl-6-hydroxy-3-cyclohexene-1-carboxylic-acid synthase, whose protein sequence is MEHIKSLTTYIASFVDELVEANVEEVVVSPGSRSTPIAMLMAEHPDIHVHLNIDERSAGFFALGIAKAKKKPVALVCTSGTAAANYYPAVIEAHYSRIPLVVITADRPHELRDIGAPQAINQNHLFGQYAKWFVDTALPEESADMNRYIRTVASRAVHTAQAIPSGPVHINVPLREPIVPDLSIEDLWSQGKRGKSYVSAIHGEASLSEKGFEEIAKRLEGTTKGLIICGDQMSLKAVDSVCRLAESLSFPVLADPLSQLRSGKHSKENVIETYDTFLKSDKVDERFYPEVVIRFGAMPVSKPLLQFLKAHEPTEMFVVDQGKGWRDPTLRSTVMIEADETLFCEELIKRLSANQEESTSWLSLWKKINAQTAQALRTLTSGQEWFEGQVVQEIVDVVPEGTALFAGNSMPVRDIDSFFLNTEKDIPLFVNRGANGIDGVVSSALGVSTAYDHTVLFIGDLSFYHDLNGLLAAKMHNLNLTVVLVNNDGGGIFSFLPQSKQEKHFEFLFGTPTGLNFEHATRLYDGTFSSASSWEEFRHAMNHAFTKGGLHVVEIRTTRTENVETHRSLWKLVSEEINLSNGEE, encoded by the coding sequence GTGGAACACATTAAATCATTAACAACGTATATTGCGTCATTCGTGGATGAATTAGTAGAAGCAAATGTTGAAGAAGTAGTGGTCAGTCCAGGGTCACGTTCAACGCCTATTGCGATGCTTATGGCTGAGCACCCTGATATTCATGTACACTTAAATATTGATGAACGTTCCGCCGGCTTTTTTGCTCTAGGAATAGCAAAAGCAAAGAAAAAACCAGTGGCGCTTGTATGTACATCTGGAACAGCTGCAGCGAATTATTATCCTGCAGTAATTGAAGCTCACTACTCACGCATTCCTTTAGTAGTTATCACAGCGGATCGTCCCCATGAGTTAAGGGATATAGGTGCCCCGCAGGCCATTAATCAGAATCATCTTTTCGGTCAATATGCGAAGTGGTTTGTAGATACAGCTTTACCAGAAGAAAGTGCAGATATGAATCGTTATATTCGAACAGTAGCTTCAAGGGCTGTTCATACAGCTCAAGCTATACCGAGCGGTCCTGTACACATTAACGTACCTTTACGTGAACCGATTGTACCAGATTTATCTATTGAAGATTTATGGAGTCAAGGGAAACGCGGTAAATCATATGTGTCTGCTATTCATGGAGAAGCATCTCTATCTGAAAAAGGTTTCGAAGAAATTGCGAAGCGCTTAGAGGGAACAACAAAAGGACTTATTATATGCGGAGATCAAATGTCTTTAAAAGCAGTAGACAGCGTATGCCGTTTAGCTGAATCTTTAAGCTTTCCAGTGCTCGCAGATCCGTTATCACAATTAAGAAGCGGCAAGCATTCAAAAGAAAATGTAATAGAGACATATGATACATTTTTAAAAAGTGATAAGGTTGATGAGCGTTTTTACCCGGAAGTTGTCATTCGTTTTGGCGCGATGCCGGTATCGAAACCGCTATTGCAATTTTTGAAAGCACACGAGCCGACAGAAATGTTTGTAGTTGACCAAGGTAAAGGCTGGAGAGACCCTACTTTACGTTCGACAGTGATGATTGAAGCCGATGAGACATTATTTTGTGAAGAACTGATCAAGCGTCTTTCAGCGAATCAAGAGGAATCTACTTCATGGCTGAGTCTGTGGAAAAAGATTAATGCTCAAACTGCACAGGCTCTGAGAACACTAACTTCTGGCCAGGAATGGTTCGAAGGACAAGTAGTTCAAGAAATTGTTGATGTAGTACCTGAAGGCACGGCTTTGTTTGCTGGAAATTCAATGCCTGTTCGAGATATTGATTCTTTCTTCTTAAATACGGAAAAAGATATTCCACTCTTTGTAAATCGGGGCGCAAATGGAATTGATGGTGTAGTTTCTTCTGCTCTAGGCGTAAGCACGGCTTACGATCACACCGTTTTATTTATTGGTGACTTATCGTTTTATCACGATTTAAATGGTCTGCTGGCAGCTAAAATGCATAATTTAAATTTAACCGTTGTGCTAGTTAACAATGACGGCGGAGGAATTTTTTCATTTTTACCGCAGTCAAAACAAGAAAAGCACTTTGAATTTTTATTCGGTACGCCAACTGGATTAAACTTTGAGCATGCCACTCGTCTGTATGATGGCACATTTTCTTCAGCAAGCAGCTGGGAAGAATTTCGACATGCAATGAACCATGCTTTCACAAAGGGCGGGTTGCATGTTGTAGAGATTCGTACAACTCGTACAGAAAATGTAGAGACTCATCGCAGTTTGTGGAAACTTGTTTCCGAGGAAATAAATTTGTCAAACGGTGAGGAATAG
- a CDS encoding isochorismate synthase, which translates to MIATTEQLVQEYIKDAIECAKNENHPKLVSLVKKVRPIDPLIFYANGHDQFYKERFFWKDPNSYYTFVGLGYAHTICTNAAKERYFHIENEWKRFIKEDFYKNNQISPDGTGPLLFGGFSFDPNQYQENYWSDFPSSKFMIPTVLYTQVDKEGYLTVNMMVKGQDSVKKHINYFEEVQKLVLCEEYDGESHISPLVLEKEEIGVEKFKGNIERATTLIKQQAIEKVVLARQLKVKFNEDISTEYVLQRLLKEQPTSYTYILEGEHQHFIGASPERLVQKQGDYVFSTCLAGSIPRGKTRQEDHELGEELLQDPKNLIEHDVVVHMIKEAMNSYCYEVEIPSTPSLYKTKHIQHLYTPVKGRIKEDVTLFSFIQKLHPTPALGGYPQQEALPIIRQLESFDRGWYAAPLGWMDINGNGEFIVGIRSGVIQQKEAVLFAGCGIVADSTPESEYEETRIKFNPMLSALGGIMRGTH; encoded by the coding sequence GTGATTGCAACGACCGAACAGTTAGTACAAGAATACATTAAAGATGCGATTGAGTGTGCAAAAAATGAAAATCACCCAAAATTGGTCAGTTTAGTGAAAAAAGTAAGACCTATTGACCCCCTTATTTTTTATGCGAACGGACATGACCAGTTTTATAAAGAACGCTTTTTTTGGAAAGATCCCAACAGTTATTATACATTTGTTGGATTAGGATATGCGCATACTATTTGCACCAATGCGGCAAAAGAACGTTATTTCCACATTGAAAATGAATGGAAGCGCTTTATAAAAGAAGACTTTTATAAAAATAACCAAATTTCCCCTGATGGGACAGGTCCTCTTTTATTTGGAGGATTTTCATTTGACCCAAATCAGTATCAAGAAAACTATTGGAGTGATTTCCCGAGTTCAAAATTTATGATTCCAACTGTGTTATATACTCAGGTAGACAAAGAAGGATACCTTACCGTTAATATGATGGTTAAAGGACAAGATTCTGTTAAAAAGCACATCAATTATTTCGAAGAGGTCCAAAAACTTGTTCTTTGTGAAGAGTACGACGGGGAATCCCATATTTCACCTTTGGTGTTGGAAAAAGAGGAAATTGGGGTAGAGAAATTTAAAGGAAATATTGAAAGAGCTACTACTTTAATTAAGCAACAGGCTATAGAGAAAGTAGTTCTTGCTCGTCAATTAAAAGTGAAATTTAATGAAGATATTTCTACTGAATACGTGCTTCAGCGTCTGTTGAAGGAACAGCCAACTAGCTACACATATATTTTAGAGGGAGAGCATCAGCATTTTATCGGCGCTTCCCCAGAAAGGCTAGTGCAAAAACAAGGAGATTATGTGTTTTCCACATGTTTAGCGGGTTCGATTCCAAGAGGAAAGACAAGGCAGGAAGATCACGAACTAGGTGAGGAATTGCTTCAAGATCCCAAGAACTTAATTGAACACGATGTTGTTGTTCATATGATTAAAGAAGCGATGAATTCTTATTGTTATGAAGTAGAAATTCCAAGTACGCCAAGTTTATATAAAACAAAGCATATTCAACATTTGTATACACCTGTTAAAGGGCGTATAAAGGAAGATGTAACGCTATTTTCATTTATTCAAAAGCTCCATCCAACACCAGCGCTAGGAGGATATCCTCAACAGGAGGCCTTGCCTATTATTCGACAGCTAGAATCCTTTGACCGAGGGTGGTATGCAGCTCCTTTAGGATGGATGGATATCAACGGAAACGGTGAATTTATAGTAGGAATCCGCTCTGGTGTTATTCAGCAAAAAGAAGCCGTTTTATTTGCGGGCTGTGGAATTGTAGCAGATTCTACGCCTGAAAGTGAATATGAAGAAACAAGAATTAAATTCAACCCGATGCTTTCAGCTTTAGGAGGGATTATGCGTGGAACACATTAA
- a CDS encoding TraR/DksA C4-type zinc finger protein — protein sequence MTLSKQEISQLKQNLQQQQADIQSHFDQNDHFGLTRSDAHDAVGELSSYDNHPGDTATETYEREKDLALNEHAKQELHEIEEALQAIAHSTYGTCKVCGADISFERLQAVPTTLYCREHSPSQDIPKHRPVEENVLHHPFGQYDYDDTETTGYDAEDSWQDVARYGTSESPSDFIEDTSNYSETYIEADEAIGYVEDYENFAATDLYGQPLPIYPSKEHERYENALDEEGTMTIFGDLPAYEKDPYTEKE from the coding sequence ATGACACTTTCAAAACAAGAAATCAGTCAGTTAAAACAAAATTTACAGCAGCAGCAGGCTGATATTCAATCGCACTTTGATCAAAATGATCATTTTGGTCTAACTCGAAGCGACGCTCACGATGCTGTAGGAGAACTTTCAAGCTACGATAACCACCCTGGTGACACAGCCACGGAAACATACGAGCGTGAAAAAGACCTTGCATTAAATGAACATGCAAAACAAGAGCTACATGAAATAGAAGAAGCACTTCAGGCAATCGCTCACAGCACGTATGGAACGTGCAAAGTATGTGGAGCAGATATCTCGTTTGAAAGACTTCAGGCTGTACCAACTACTTTATACTGTAGAGAACATAGCCCATCGCAGGATATTCCAAAGCACAGACCTGTAGAAGAAAATGTTCTCCATCACCCATTTGGTCAATACGACTATGACGATACCGAAACAACAGGATATGACGCAGAAGATTCTTGGCAAGACGTTGCGCGTTACGGGACGTCTGAATCTCCTTCTGATTTTATAGAAGATACGTCTAACTATAGTGAAACCTATATTGAGGCAGATGAAGCTATTGGATACGTTGAAGATTATGAAAACTTTGCCGCTACCGATTTATATGGACAGCCTCTTCCTATTTACCCTTCAAAAGAGCATGAGCGATATGAAAATGCACTGGATGAAGAAGGTACGATGACCATATTTGGAGATTTACCGGCCTATGAGAAAGATCCATACACTGAAAAGGAGTAG
- a CDS encoding TIGR00266 family protein translates to MNAHEIDYKLYGDDMQFVEIELDPSESVIAEAGGMMMMEDDIEMETIFGDGSSSTSSGLFNKLKGAGKRVLTGESLFMTVYTNNGYHKRKVSFASPFPGKIIPVDLEQLDHKIICQKSSFLCAAKGVSVGIDFQKKLGTGFFGGEGFIMQKLEGNGLAFLHAGGTIHKRQLQPGERLRVDTGCLVAMTRDVNYNIEYVGKIKTALFGGEGMFFATLSGPGTVWIQSLPFSRLADRVLSSAVSPTGGKGEGSILGSLGDFLNGDNR, encoded by the coding sequence ATGAATGCACATGAAATTGATTATAAATTGTATGGAGATGACATGCAGTTTGTTGAAATTGAATTAGATCCTTCAGAAAGTGTTATAGCAGAAGCTGGAGGAATGATGATGATGGAAGATGATATTGAGATGGAAACCATTTTTGGTGACGGTTCTTCTTCCACCAGCAGCGGGCTGTTTAATAAACTAAAAGGAGCTGGGAAACGCGTATTAACTGGTGAAAGTTTATTTATGACGGTATATACAAATAATGGATATCACAAACGAAAAGTATCCTTCGCTTCACCTTTTCCAGGCAAGATTATTCCTGTCGATTTAGAGCAGCTCGATCATAAAATCATTTGTCAAAAGAGCTCCTTTTTATGCGCTGCCAAAGGCGTATCCGTTGGCATTGATTTTCAAAAAAAACTAGGAACGGGCTTCTTTGGCGGTGAAGGTTTTATTATGCAAAAATTAGAAGGTAATGGCTTGGCATTTTTGCATGCAGGCGGGACCATTCATAAAAGACAGCTGCAGCCGGGTGAACGCCTTCGAGTGGATACTGGATGTTTAGTGGCCATGACCCGTGATGTAAACTACAACATCGAATATGTAGGGAAAATTAAAACAGCTCTGTTTGGAGGGGAAGGCATGTTTTTTGCTACTCTGTCAGGACCGGGAACAGTTTGGATTCAATCTCTTCCTTTTAGCCGACTAGCCGATCGCGTTTTATCAAGTGCAGTTTCACCAACGGGAGGTAAAGGTGAAGGCAGTATCCTTGGTTCTTTAGGTGATTTCTTAAACGGTGACAACAGATAA